GAAAGTTGGAAGCGGCTTAATTTCGTATTTTCAATGGCATGCTGCAAATCCTCGTTCTGAAACTCGGTCACTTTACCGCATTGCATACATATCTGATGGTGATGCGTATCGCGGTTATATGATTTTTCGTATTGGGAAGAAGTTCCGAACTGGTGCTTGATGACCAGCCTTGCATTGATAAGAAGAATAATGGTATTGTAGAGAGTTGCCCGGCTCACCCGGAAATTCTCCTGGTCCATCATCCGTGAATAGAGCATGTCTATATCGAAATGGCCGTCGATAGAATAGATTGTATCGAGTATGGCGTATCGTTCAGGAGTCTTACGATGCCCGTTCGCCGTGAGATATTCCGTGAATATCTGCCTTACTGTATCTTTCACGTTTTGAGTTTCCATCATCAGCCAAAATTAGCGCCAACAAAGTTAAGCCTTTTTTGCGGAACGCAAAAGGATTTCTTTGATATTTATCAGAGCAGTCATTCTGTCTCTGCTTTCACCATATTATAAAGCATCTGTTCTCCTATTACGGCAGAATCAGCCATTCCTTCCACCATGCGGCACACCTGGAAAGCATGCTCTTCGCTATGCTGCATATATTTGCGGATTACCAGCAGAGCTGCATTGCGCACATGATAACTTTCGGAATGAACGCTGCACATTGC
The DNA window shown above is from Bacteroides faecium and carries:
- a CDS encoding Fur family transcriptional regulator, which gives rise to METQNVKDTVRQIFTEYLTANGHRKTPERYAILDTIYSIDGHFDIDMLYSRMMDQENFRVSRATLYNTIILLINARLVIKHQFGTSSQYEKSYNRDTHHHQICMQCGKVTEFQNEDLQHAIENTKLSRFQLSHYSLYIYGICSKCDRANKKKKVNNNNKKEK